In Salmo salar chromosome ssa15, Ssal_v3.1, whole genome shotgun sequence, one genomic interval encodes:
- the LOC106571211 gene encoding solute carrier family 35 member F6 isoform X1 translates to MTWTKYQLFLAGLMLTTGSINTLSAKWADMFSAKGCKDSPEHTFSHPFVQAVGMFLGELSCLAVFHMLLCHDRRRPEPKMNTGQSFNPLLFLPPALCDMTATSIMYVALNMTSASSFQMLRGAVIIFTGLLSVAFLGRRLVASQWTGIFVTILGLVMVGLADFISGNKDDSHKLSDVVTGDLLIIMAQVIAAVQMVLEEKFVYKHDVHPLRAVGTEGFFGFFILSLLLIPFFYIPVGSFSNNPRHVLEDALDAFCQIGHNPMIVLALLGNTVSIAFFNFAGISVTKEISATTRMVLDSLRTVVIWVVSLALGWEQFHGLQVLGFIVLLVGAALYNGLHRPLLAKIPCCANMVEEEEGNPVERARLLDEGRVQEET, encoded by the exons ATGACTTGGACAAAGTATCAACTATTTCTTGCGGGTCTTATGCTCACAACCGGCTCTATCAACACGCTATCGGCAAA ATGGGCTGACATGTTCTCCGCAAAGGGTTGCAAAGACTCCCCTGAACACACATTCTCCCACCCGTTTGTACAG gCCGTAGGGATGTTCCTGGGGGAGCTCAGTTGTCTGGCCGTCTTCCACATGCTGCTTTGTCACGACAGACGAAGACCAGAGCCAAAGATGAACACGGGCCAGagcttcaaccccctcctcttcctcccccctgcCCTCTGTGACATGACCGCTACCTCCATCATGTATGTTG ccctgaACATGACGAGTGCCTCCAGCTTCCAGATGCTGCGTGGGGCGGTGATCATCTTCACGGGCCTGCTGTCGGTGGCCTTCCTGGGGCGCCGCCTGGTGGCCAGTCAGTGGACGGGCATCTTTGTCACTATTCTGGGCCTGGTGATGGTGGGCCTGGCTGACTTCATAAGCGGAAACAAGGACGACTCACATAAACTCAGCGACGTCGTCACTG GTGACCTTCTGATCATAATGGCCCAGGTCATTGCTGCTGTCCAGATGGTTCTGGAGGAGAAGTTTGTCTACAAGCACGACGTTCATCCTTTACGGGCAGTAGGCACTGAAG gGTTCTTTGGCTTCTTCATCCTCTCGCTGCTCCTCATCCCCTTTTTCTACATCCCGGTGGGGAGCTTTAGCAACAACCCCCGACACGTCCTCGAGGACGCGCTGGACGCCTTCTGCCAGATTGGCCACAACCCCATGATCGTCCTGGCGTTGCTCGGCAACACAGTGTCCATCGCCTTCTTCAACTTCGCCGGCATCTCCGTCACCAAGGAAATCAGCGCCACCACGCGCATGGTCCTGGACAGTCTGCGCACCGTGGTCATCTGGGTGGTCAGTCTAGCTCTGGGCTGGGAGCAGTTCCATGGTTTACAGGTTCTGGGTTTCATTGTGTTGTTGGTTGGTGCAGCGCTGTATAATGGGCTTCATCGCCCCCTGCTGGCCAAGATTCCGTGCTGCGCCAAcatggtggaggaagaggagggcaaTCCGGTAGAGAGGGCAAGACTGCTGGATGAGGGAAGGGTGCAGGAGGAGACCTAA
- the LOC106571211 gene encoding solute carrier family 35 member F6 isoform X2, whose translation MLERTAKMIIWADMFSAKGCKDSPEHTFSHPFVQAVGMFLGELSCLAVFHMLLCHDRRRPEPKMNTGQSFNPLLFLPPALCDMTATSIMYVALNMTSASSFQMLRGAVIIFTGLLSVAFLGRRLVASQWTGIFVTILGLVMVGLADFISGNKDDSHKLSDVVTGDLLIIMAQVIAAVQMVLEEKFVYKHDVHPLRAVGTEGFFGFFILSLLLIPFFYIPVGSFSNNPRHVLEDALDAFCQIGHNPMIVLALLGNTVSIAFFNFAGISVTKEISATTRMVLDSLRTVVIWVVSLALGWEQFHGLQVLGFIVLLVGAALYNGLHRPLLAKIPCCANMVEEEEGNPVERARLLDEGRVQEET comes from the exons ATGCTCGAACGTACAGCAAAGATGATCAT ATGGGCTGACATGTTCTCCGCAAAGGGTTGCAAAGACTCCCCTGAACACACATTCTCCCACCCGTTTGTACAG gCCGTAGGGATGTTCCTGGGGGAGCTCAGTTGTCTGGCCGTCTTCCACATGCTGCTTTGTCACGACAGACGAAGACCAGAGCCAAAGATGAACACGGGCCAGagcttcaaccccctcctcttcctcccccctgcCCTCTGTGACATGACCGCTACCTCCATCATGTATGTTG ccctgaACATGACGAGTGCCTCCAGCTTCCAGATGCTGCGTGGGGCGGTGATCATCTTCACGGGCCTGCTGTCGGTGGCCTTCCTGGGGCGCCGCCTGGTGGCCAGTCAGTGGACGGGCATCTTTGTCACTATTCTGGGCCTGGTGATGGTGGGCCTGGCTGACTTCATAAGCGGAAACAAGGACGACTCACATAAACTCAGCGACGTCGTCACTG GTGACCTTCTGATCATAATGGCCCAGGTCATTGCTGCTGTCCAGATGGTTCTGGAGGAGAAGTTTGTCTACAAGCACGACGTTCATCCTTTACGGGCAGTAGGCACTGAAG gGTTCTTTGGCTTCTTCATCCTCTCGCTGCTCCTCATCCCCTTTTTCTACATCCCGGTGGGGAGCTTTAGCAACAACCCCCGACACGTCCTCGAGGACGCGCTGGACGCCTTCTGCCAGATTGGCCACAACCCCATGATCGTCCTGGCGTTGCTCGGCAACACAGTGTCCATCGCCTTCTTCAACTTCGCCGGCATCTCCGTCACCAAGGAAATCAGCGCCACCACGCGCATGGTCCTGGACAGTCTGCGCACCGTGGTCATCTGGGTGGTCAGTCTAGCTCTGGGCTGGGAGCAGTTCCATGGTTTACAGGTTCTGGGTTTCATTGTGTTGTTGGTTGGTGCAGCGCTGTATAATGGGCTTCATCGCCCCCTGCTGGCCAAGATTCCGTGCTGCGCCAAcatggtggaggaagaggagggcaaTCCGGTAGAGAGGGCAAGACTGCTGGATGAGGGAAGGGTGCAGGAGGAGACCTAA
- the LOC106571211 gene encoding solute carrier family 35 member F6 isoform X3, which translates to MFSAKGCKDSPEHTFSHPFVQAVGMFLGELSCLAVFHMLLCHDRRRPEPKMNTGQSFNPLLFLPPALCDMTATSIMYVALNMTSASSFQMLRGAVIIFTGLLSVAFLGRRLVASQWTGIFVTILGLVMVGLADFISGNKDDSHKLSDVVTGDLLIIMAQVIAAVQMVLEEKFVYKHDVHPLRAVGTEGFFGFFILSLLLIPFFYIPVGSFSNNPRHVLEDALDAFCQIGHNPMIVLALLGNTVSIAFFNFAGISVTKEISATTRMVLDSLRTVVIWVVSLALGWEQFHGLQVLGFIVLLVGAALYNGLHRPLLAKIPCCANMVEEEEGNPVERARLLDEGRVQEET; encoded by the exons ATGTTCTCCGCAAAGGGTTGCAAAGACTCCCCTGAACACACATTCTCCCACCCGTTTGTACAG gCCGTAGGGATGTTCCTGGGGGAGCTCAGTTGTCTGGCCGTCTTCCACATGCTGCTTTGTCACGACAGACGAAGACCAGAGCCAAAGATGAACACGGGCCAGagcttcaaccccctcctcttcctcccccctgcCCTCTGTGACATGACCGCTACCTCCATCATGTATGTTG ccctgaACATGACGAGTGCCTCCAGCTTCCAGATGCTGCGTGGGGCGGTGATCATCTTCACGGGCCTGCTGTCGGTGGCCTTCCTGGGGCGCCGCCTGGTGGCCAGTCAGTGGACGGGCATCTTTGTCACTATTCTGGGCCTGGTGATGGTGGGCCTGGCTGACTTCATAAGCGGAAACAAGGACGACTCACATAAACTCAGCGACGTCGTCACTG GTGACCTTCTGATCATAATGGCCCAGGTCATTGCTGCTGTCCAGATGGTTCTGGAGGAGAAGTTTGTCTACAAGCACGACGTTCATCCTTTACGGGCAGTAGGCACTGAAG gGTTCTTTGGCTTCTTCATCCTCTCGCTGCTCCTCATCCCCTTTTTCTACATCCCGGTGGGGAGCTTTAGCAACAACCCCCGACACGTCCTCGAGGACGCGCTGGACGCCTTCTGCCAGATTGGCCACAACCCCATGATCGTCCTGGCGTTGCTCGGCAACACAGTGTCCATCGCCTTCTTCAACTTCGCCGGCATCTCCGTCACCAAGGAAATCAGCGCCACCACGCGCATGGTCCTGGACAGTCTGCGCACCGTGGTCATCTGGGTGGTCAGTCTAGCTCTGGGCTGGGAGCAGTTCCATGGTTTACAGGTTCTGGGTTTCATTGTGTTGTTGGTTGGTGCAGCGCTGTATAATGGGCTTCATCGCCCCCTGCTGGCCAAGATTCCGTGCTGCGCCAAcatggtggaggaagaggagggcaaTCCGGTAGAGAGGGCAAGACTGCTGGATGAGGGAAGGGTGCAGGAGGAGACCTAA